One Paraburkholderia sp. IMGN_8 DNA window includes the following coding sequences:
- a CDS encoding MFS transporter, with translation MTAIETVGAASAASSIAVPRKRWLRVIPPILLACIVSYMDRVSIAFAMPGGMSADLGLAASTVGLAGGIFFIGYLFLQIPGGRLAALGSGKRFIAWSLVAWAVISVLTGLVTEAWQLLTLRFLLGVAEGGMLPVVLTMVSNWFPDRERGRANATVIMFVPLAGMITAPLSGAVLAAFNWHYLFFTTGVVSALSLLMWIAFASDSPETARWLSAAEKDYILTSLRAEREATRGTKAVSASFAAVLRDPVIWRLIALNFFYQVGIYGYTLWLPTILKNLTHGGMGQVGVLAILPYIGTMAGMWTTSYLSDQTGQRRAFVIAPLLGFALCLFLSVRFQASIGLSYAFLIGSGFFLQAAAGVFWTIPPKLCNPEQAGGARGLINALGNLGGFCGPYAVGVLIQHYSANVGVYCLAIALVVAAVIAVTLPARCER, from the coding sequence ATGACCGCCATTGAAACAGTTGGTGCGGCAAGTGCCGCCAGCAGCATCGCCGTTCCTCGCAAGCGCTGGCTGCGCGTCATTCCGCCGATCCTCCTTGCTTGCATCGTTTCCTACATGGACCGGGTGAGCATCGCGTTTGCGATGCCGGGCGGCATGAGTGCCGATCTCGGTCTCGCGGCTAGCACGGTCGGCCTCGCCGGCGGCATTTTCTTCATCGGCTATCTGTTCTTGCAGATCCCCGGCGGACGGCTGGCGGCGCTCGGCAGCGGCAAGCGCTTCATCGCCTGGTCGCTGGTCGCCTGGGCCGTGATTTCCGTCTTGACCGGCCTCGTGACCGAGGCCTGGCAACTGCTGACGTTGCGCTTTCTGCTCGGTGTCGCGGAAGGGGGGATGCTACCTGTCGTGCTGACGATGGTCAGCAACTGGTTTCCCGACAGAGAGCGTGGACGAGCCAATGCCACGGTCATCATGTTTGTACCGCTCGCCGGCATGATCACAGCGCCCTTGTCCGGCGCGGTGCTCGCGGCGTTCAACTGGCACTACCTCTTTTTCACGACGGGGGTGGTGTCGGCACTGTCCCTGTTGATGTGGATTGCGTTCGCCAGCGACAGCCCGGAAACCGCCAGATGGCTGTCGGCGGCCGAGAAGGACTACATCCTGACGTCCCTGCGTGCCGAGCGCGAAGCGACGCGCGGCACGAAAGCCGTTTCCGCCTCGTTTGCTGCGGTGCTGCGCGACCCGGTCATCTGGCGCCTGATCGCGCTCAATTTCTTCTATCAGGTCGGTATCTATGGCTACACGCTCTGGTTGCCCACCATCCTGAAGAACCTGACGCACGGCGGCATGGGACAGGTCGGCGTGCTCGCCATCCTTCCGTATATCGGCACGATGGCCGGCATGTGGACAACGTCGTACCTGTCGGATCAAACGGGCCAGCGCCGGGCTTTCGTCATCGCGCCGCTGCTTGGATTTGCGTTGTGCCTGTTCCTTTCGGTCCGTTTTCAGGCCAGTATCGGTTTGTCCTATGCTTTCCTGATCGGCAGCGGCTTCTTCCTGCAGGCTGCCGCCGGCGTGTTCTGGACCATCCCGCCCAAGCTCTGCAACCCCGAGCAGGCCGGTGGCGCCCGCGGCCTGATCAACGCGCTCGGCAATCTGGGCGGCTTCTGCGGCCCCTATGCCGTGGGCGTGCTGATCCAGCACTACAGCGCCAATGTGGGAGTCTACTGCCTCGCGATTGCGCTGGTGGTGGCGGCCGTGATCGCCGTCACGCTGCCTGCCCGTTGTGAGCGTTAA
- a CDS encoding 4-hydroxythreonine-4-phosphate dehydrogenase PdxA, which yields MTSSTKPVVALTLGDPAGIGPELIAKLLAKPAATEHANIVLVGDRWLWEDGQRVAGTTVHSVDVASFDEVRGRTDTSRPAFVEIDSVASRDVHRGRAEAPGGRSVLQILDLCMDATLNGEVDAICFGPLNKQAMKLGGLRHEDELHHFAEHLGVTGYFCEFNTLGTLWTSRISSHVPLKDAAGYLSVARIEQAAELIYRSLLANGVTAPRIAVAAFNPHGGDGGTCGREEIEIIGPAVRALQAREWPTDQPFHGPFPADTIFLKAQAGEYQAVVTMYHDQGQIAIKLMGFSRGVTVQGGLPIPITTPAHGTAYDIAGLGTASEEATWQAFQIARRMGASYRASTGVRV from the coding sequence ATGACTTCCTCGACAAAACCCGTGGTCGCACTCACCCTGGGCGACCCTGCGGGGATCGGCCCCGAGTTGATCGCCAAGCTTCTGGCAAAGCCCGCTGCCACTGAGCATGCCAACATCGTCCTGGTCGGCGATCGTTGGCTGTGGGAAGACGGCCAACGCGTTGCCGGCACGACTGTCCACTCCGTCGACGTAGCTTCGTTCGACGAGGTTCGAGGCCGGACCGACACGTCGCGCCCCGCGTTTGTCGAGATCGACAGCGTGGCGTCGCGCGACGTCCATCGTGGCCGCGCAGAGGCGCCGGGCGGGCGCTCCGTCCTGCAGATCCTGGACCTGTGCATGGACGCCACACTCAACGGTGAAGTCGACGCCATTTGCTTTGGACCGCTCAACAAGCAGGCGATGAAGCTCGGCGGCCTGCGCCACGAGGACGAGTTGCATCATTTTGCCGAACACCTCGGCGTGACCGGTTACTTCTGCGAATTCAATACGCTCGGCACGTTGTGGACGTCGCGTATCTCGTCTCACGTACCACTCAAGGACGCGGCCGGCTACCTGAGCGTGGCGCGTATCGAGCAGGCCGCGGAGTTGATCTATCGTTCGCTGCTGGCCAATGGTGTGACGGCACCCAGGATCGCAGTGGCGGCCTTCAATCCGCACGGCGGCGACGGTGGAACGTGCGGCCGCGAGGAGATCGAAATCATCGGGCCGGCGGTGCGCGCGCTGCAGGCCCGCGAGTGGCCGACCGACCAGCCGTTTCACGGCCCGTTCCCTGCCGACACCATTTTCCTGAAGGCGCAGGCTGGTGAGTATCAGGCCGTCGTCACCATGTACCACGATCAGGGGCAGATTGCGATCAAGCTGATGGGATTTTCTCGCGGCGTCACGGTGCAGGGCGGTTTGCCGATACCGATCACCACGCCGGCCCACGGCACGGCCTACGACATTGCCGGCCTCGGAACGGCCAGTGAGGAAGCCACCTGGCAGGCCTTCCAGATCGCGCGCCGCATGGGGGCTTCCTATCGCGCTTCCACTGGCGTACGCGTCTGA
- a CDS encoding sigma-54-dependent Fis family transcriptional regulator translates to MGTSDATQMFSNPGDEAVIMAAWERFLNGGEVPHSVVRHLVDTSWQRCVERQVDPRLGHAPPPLDEHLLYTLQRNHRDLVEASAPVMAHARDFLAQTETVMALAEPAGTILNLEGDPAAIASAHGIQLLPGASWNEMICGTNAIGTAIEVGQPVQIHSAEHFCVGIKRWTCSANAIRDPRDGTIIGVIDVSGLSESYNRHSLALVVTAASRIESRLAARTIELRYRLLDHCVSRMAKLATDGAVVFDHGGYPIKVNEHAEAAIAAAGGDLSLTRPRRILALATDSSAAYISPADLPHWIQPDWIEPVIDDGRRIGSLLVIPFVRRTASVRRAASTLRGCADDKAAGFESILGEAPALLDAVDRARQIARSRAPVVLLGETGVGKELFARGIHQASEASDGPFVALNCGGLSRELLASELFGYGDGAFTGARRGGALGKIEAANGGTLFLDEIGEMPVDLQPHFLRVLEQGEIYRLGENVPRKVTFRLVAATNRDLRKEVAEGRFRMDFFYRVAVTSIRIPPLRDRPGDICRLAEHLVRQFATGQGRASPEIDAGVIAALDAYSWPGNVRELHNVVESMLLTASAERLTLADLPPELRSSNGQVSTRGDEPVSRDGRVTLETTEHGAIRNAIIISRGNLTSAARHLGIAKSTLYQKLRKYGLDRTLIDARGEGG, encoded by the coding sequence ATGGGCACGTCGGATGCCACACAGATGTTCTCGAACCCCGGTGACGAAGCGGTCATCATGGCTGCATGGGAGCGATTCCTGAACGGCGGGGAAGTACCGCACAGTGTCGTGCGGCACCTCGTCGACACATCGTGGCAACGTTGCGTCGAGCGACAGGTCGATCCCAGGTTGGGTCACGCGCCGCCGCCACTGGACGAGCATCTGCTGTACACGTTACAACGCAATCACCGCGATCTGGTTGAGGCCAGCGCGCCGGTCATGGCGCACGCCCGCGATTTTCTGGCTCAAACCGAAACGGTCATGGCCCTCGCCGAACCGGCCGGCACCATCCTTAACCTGGAAGGCGACCCGGCCGCCATCGCGTCGGCCCACGGGATCCAGCTCTTGCCTGGCGCGTCCTGGAACGAGATGATTTGTGGCACCAACGCGATCGGCACCGCGATCGAGGTGGGCCAACCCGTGCAGATCCATTCTGCCGAGCACTTCTGCGTCGGCATCAAGCGCTGGACCTGCTCGGCCAACGCGATCCGCGATCCGCGCGACGGCACGATCATTGGCGTCATCGATGTGTCCGGCTTATCTGAATCCTACAATCGTCATAGCCTGGCACTGGTCGTCACGGCCGCCAGCCGTATTGAAAGCCGTCTGGCTGCGCGGACCATTGAACTTCGCTATCGGCTACTCGATCACTGCGTGAGCCGAATGGCGAAGCTCGCGACCGATGGTGCGGTTGTGTTCGATCACGGCGGCTATCCGATCAAGGTCAACGAACACGCCGAGGCTGCGATCGCGGCCGCCGGCGGCGATCTTTCTCTCACCCGGCCGAGGCGCATCCTCGCACTCGCCACCGACTCCTCAGCTGCATACATTTCGCCCGCCGATCTGCCTCACTGGATCCAGCCCGACTGGATCGAGCCGGTGATCGACGACGGCAGGCGCATCGGCAGTTTGCTTGTCATTCCGTTCGTGCGTCGCACGGCCTCCGTGCGTAGAGCGGCCAGCACACTACGTGGCTGTGCCGACGACAAGGCGGCCGGTTTCGAGAGCATTCTTGGCGAAGCCCCGGCACTGCTCGATGCCGTCGACAGGGCACGCCAGATCGCCCGTTCACGCGCACCGGTCGTGCTGTTAGGCGAGACTGGAGTAGGCAAGGAACTGTTTGCGAGAGGAATTCACCAGGCAAGCGAGGCGAGCGATGGCCCCTTCGTCGCGCTCAACTGTGGCGGCCTGTCGCGCGAACTCCTGGCGAGCGAATTGTTCGGATATGGCGATGGCGCGTTCACGGGCGCGCGCCGAGGCGGCGCACTTGGCAAGATCGAAGCGGCCAATGGTGGGACCTTGTTTCTCGACGAAATCGGCGAAATGCCGGTGGATCTGCAACCGCATTTCCTGCGGGTACTCGAGCAGGGGGAAATCTATCGGCTCGGTGAAAACGTTCCGAGGAAAGTGACCTTTCGGCTCGTTGCGGCGACCAATCGCGACTTGAGAAAGGAGGTTGCAGAAGGGCGCTTCCGGATGGATTTCTTCTATCGCGTCGCCGTCACGAGTATCCGTATTCCGCCATTGCGTGACCGGCCGGGGGACATTTGCCGCCTGGCCGAACATCTCGTCCGTCAGTTCGCGACCGGGCAAGGCAGGGCAAGCCCTGAGATTGACGCCGGCGTTATTGCGGCGCTCGACGCGTATTCATGGCCTGGCAACGTCAGGGAGCTTCACAACGTGGTCGAGAGCATGCTTCTCACAGCAAGCGCGGAGAGGCTAACGCTCGCCGATCTGCCTCCGGAGCTGCGCTCGAGCAACGGGCAGGTGAGCACCAGAGGCGACGAGCCGGTTTCGCGCGACGGTCGCGTGACGTTGGAAACGACGGAGCATGGTGCGATTCGCAACGCGATCATCATCTCTCGTGGGAACCTGACATCCGCGGCCCGGCACCTGGGTATAGCGAAGAGCACGCTGTATCAGAAGCTCAGGAAATATGGTCTGGATCGCACGCTGATCGATGCCCGGGGGGAGGGCGGTTAG
- a CDS encoding LysR family transcriptional regulator — translation MGSIDKRDSTPQLLNRLRMRQIALMLAIDERKTLRAAAAELGLTQPAATKMLHELEDAMGQRLFERVGRGLVINAAGLRVMEYFRGIRGSMEALNWELGELRLGSAGRFSVGSVMAASPGRLTEALVRLKTEFPLLSVDIAVDTSDRLLAQLREGVLEVVVGRWVGEERKDCLFRALDNEELSVVVGNHHPLAGKRRVSFMDLQPYPWILQPFGSPMREVIEREFRDHQTPLPRGLIETGSILTTINLICRSAMIGVVPEAVARRDAQHNVISIVAYPIRQKLATYGSIVRRDRPPSAAALRFLELLHTDFNREAG, via the coding sequence TTGGGCTCCATCGACAAGCGGGATTCAACCCCGCAACTGCTGAATCGTCTTCGCATGCGGCAGATTGCGTTGATGCTCGCCATCGACGAGCGCAAGACCCTCCGGGCGGCGGCCGCCGAACTTGGACTCACGCAACCGGCTGCAACCAAGATGCTCCACGAACTCGAAGATGCGATGGGGCAGCGCCTCTTCGAGCGCGTGGGTCGCGGCCTCGTGATCAACGCGGCGGGGCTGCGTGTGATGGAGTACTTCCGCGGCATTCGCGGCAGTATGGAAGCGCTCAACTGGGAACTTGGCGAACTGCGTCTCGGCAGCGCGGGACGTTTTTCTGTCGGCAGCGTCATGGCCGCATCGCCCGGACGGCTAACCGAGGCGCTGGTGAGGCTCAAGACAGAGTTCCCGCTGCTTTCCGTCGACATTGCGGTCGACACCAGCGACCGCCTACTCGCACAACTGCGCGAAGGCGTACTCGAAGTGGTGGTCGGGCGCTGGGTCGGCGAAGAGCGCAAGGACTGCCTGTTCCGTGCGCTCGACAACGAGGAACTCTCGGTGGTCGTCGGCAACCACCACCCGCTGGCCGGCAAGCGCCGTGTGAGTTTCATGGACCTGCAGCCGTATCCGTGGATACTGCAGCCGTTCGGCAGCCCGATGCGCGAAGTAATCGAGCGCGAATTCCGCGACCACCAAACGCCGCTGCCGCGTGGGCTGATCGAGACCGGTTCGATCCTCACCACCATCAACCTGATCTGCCGTTCGGCGATGATTGGCGTGGTCCCCGAAGCCGTGGCGCGCCGGGATGCGCAGCACAACGTGATCAGCATCGTGGCCTATCCGATCCGGCAGAAGCTGGCGACCTACGGCAGCATCGTGCGTCGCGACCGTCCTCCCAGTGCGGCCGCGCTGCGCTTTCTCGAACTGCTGCACACCGATTTCAATCGGGAGGCCGGCTAA
- a CDS encoding acetone carboxylase subunit gamma: MSAYTKEQVSNLVDGRLDWDTTVRMLSMPKDQERFSQYLEVLQGKVAWPDKIVLPLGPHLHIVQAAKSKHWLVKCDCGHEFCDYRENWKLYANVYVRDTEEAMLEVYPKLMAPDTQWQVYREYYCPNCGTMHDVEAPTPWYPVIHDFEPDIEAFYKEWLQLPVPERAD; encoded by the coding sequence ATGTCTGCTTACACGAAAGAACAGGTCAGCAATCTGGTCGACGGGCGACTCGACTGGGACACGACCGTGCGCATGTTGTCCATGCCGAAGGATCAGGAGCGCTTTAGCCAGTACCTGGAAGTATTGCAGGGCAAGGTCGCATGGCCCGACAAGATCGTCTTGCCGCTTGGGCCGCACCTGCATATCGTGCAGGCCGCGAAGAGCAAGCACTGGCTAGTCAAGTGCGACTGTGGCCACGAGTTCTGCGACTACCGCGAGAACTGGAAACTGTACGCCAACGTCTATGTGCGCGACACCGAAGAGGCCATGCTCGAGGTCTATCCGAAGCTCATGGCGCCCGACACGCAGTGGCAGGTCTACCGCGAGTACTACTGCCCGAATTGCGGAACCATGCACGACGTCGAAGCGCCGACGCCGTGGTATCCGGTGATTCACGATTTCGAGCCGGATATCGAGGCGTTCTACAAGGAGTGGTTGCAGTTGCCGGTTCCCGAGCGCGCAGACTAG
- a CDS encoding YncE family protein: protein MASRLKAVLVEKFGNSFSGYHLDTGTLAFRAQLPAYPHEFVVDSHGTFAYVGHYGVQTFAHEGVGGHEVFVVDIARGEHVASLDCASHGRIHGIQIDCHDRVYALSEHDNMLLVFDKPAERRTPIRAVPSGGTKSHLFVVSRDGEKAYVTHLQSHTVTLVHPHETGRPPLAARVGGRPEGCCLNRDESILYVASRDDATLSMLNAATMEVLKTVPTGEDPTRIYLSRDNRLFVTNYGERSIGIYDAQTLAELNRVPTVHKPIALAFHPAAPFAYIPLNDNSVAKLDLETLALSHAFATGKEPDGLVVLSD from the coding sequence ATGGCATCCCGTCTTAAAGCAGTCCTCGTCGAGAAATTCGGTAACAGCTTCAGCGGCTACCATCTCGACACCGGCACACTGGCGTTCCGCGCCCAGTTGCCGGCTTATCCCCACGAATTCGTCGTCGATTCGCACGGCACCTTCGCCTATGTCGGACACTACGGCGTGCAAACCTTCGCTCATGAAGGCGTGGGCGGGCACGAGGTCTTCGTGGTCGACATCGCTCGTGGCGAACATGTCGCATCGCTGGACTGCGCATCTCACGGGCGTATCCACGGCATTCAGATCGATTGTCACGATCGCGTCTACGCGCTCAGCGAACACGACAACATGCTGCTCGTGTTCGACAAGCCGGCGGAACGCCGGACGCCCATTCGCGCCGTCCCGTCGGGTGGGACCAAGAGTCATCTGTTTGTGGTGAGCCGCGACGGTGAGAAAGCGTACGTCACGCATCTGCAATCGCACACTGTCACGCTCGTGCACCCGCACGAAACCGGGCGGCCCCCGTTGGCGGCTCGGGTCGGCGGACGCCCGGAGGGCTGCTGCCTGAACCGCGACGAATCGATCCTGTACGTGGCGAGCCGCGACGATGCGACGCTCTCCATGCTGAACGCCGCGACGATGGAAGTCCTCAAGACCGTGCCGACCGGCGAGGACCCGACGCGCATCTACCTGTCCCGCGACAACCGCCTGTTCGTGACGAACTACGGAGAGCGCAGCATCGGCATCTACGACGCGCAGACCCTGGCGGAACTGAATCGTGTGCCGACCGTGCACAAGCCGATCGCGCTCGCTTTTCATCCCGCGGCGCCGTTCGCCTACATCCCGCTCAACGATAACAGCGTGGCCAAACTCGATCTGGAGACGCTGGCGTTGTCGCACGCCTTTGCGACCGGAAAGGAGCCCGACGGGCTGGTGGTGCTGAGCGACTAG